The Plasmodium vinckei vinckei genome assembly, chromosome: PVVCY_09 genome includes the window aaaaatatcaaactATTTTACGTAGAGTTTTTTTGGTgttaatgcatataaagCATAGAGATTAATtatcaatataaaaaaattaataaattgttttttaatttttattattagatataaaaagtttattAAATTCTTAGTTGATCGAACTATATTTACAAACACGTTTCTATATGTctatgtaaataaatacgCATACAATTGTGTATGTAagtatatatgttatatatacaaacgTGTATGTATTCATAAATTACGAGAAAATTgtttaaacatattttcaatattgtatataatgctaattttgttttggtttgtgtttttgttttttttttttttttttgtgttttttttggttTTTGAGAGTATTAACTAACAAAtctttaaattaaaatgaaaccatataaaaaactaacaaataagtataatatattatctacatataaaaatatatcatattcgatatttatttcatatgacaacttaattaaaaaatatattatttttatttgaattttaatatattgtaaaaGTGTTGTTAAAGAACATGTTCTATGTTTTCTTCAACGGTATAcaacaaatgaaaaagaaaaagaaaaaagaaattacaaccaaaataaattacatccaaataaattacaaccaaataaatatatttttgtattaattttaattattttcgttctacattttaattagacatgcatatgtatatgtacaATACATGTGTgtgttttttcttttttttcaacaacgtctttttttatgtagACATTAACAacgtttatatatacacatactTAAATCTCTATTATtcaaaatgtatatattttaatttaaataaatatgcaccCCTtgcataattttgtttttgtctgtcttttttttttttttttttaattttgctACCTAATTTGTTTTACCATATAAATGACAATTTATATCACAACAACAGTAACCAAATATATAgactaataaaaaaatgaaaaaaaaaaataacataaattatggaaaattataatagcgttgtaaatatatagtaattaacaaaatttgacagattatgaaaatttattttttaatacacatacatatatatattatatacacacGTGTGCGTATGTAAATTGTCCATTTtaattaacttttttttataaaataaaaatgtctttgaaaatttataatgaataatgaaaagaatgaaaaaatgtacagtttatatattccttatatttttattgtccTAAAAATGGAGAGTTTCAAAAATGTTGTAACAAAATTTGATGGTTTTGTAGAATATTCTCTCTAATATTTATCAGagattttatataaaaaagataaatattatcatattttatttataaaaaagcgTAATTATTGCCTtgtgaaaattatatttacacatAATGGACTATTCCATttgcaatttttatattagttTACCACATTGTAAATggaataatatatcaatataatgataataagtaaaaataaaaagactTATCAATTATGCtctcaaaataaatattggcaattgtatttttttttatgtttccttattattttgtaatatcttttattcaaaaaaaatcataaaaagggataaaatgaaaaattaaaattgttagaactacatttttacattatagggacaaacaaaaatatgcacataaataatttaattcatcatatttatattttgtttaattgTAATTGTGATATACCTGCCTAGACATGTATACCacaattgtatatattcataaatacctgtacttttttattttttcttaaaatgggaatattaaaataaaaaaaaatttaactAAAAAGTGTAGGTAATATACAAGCATGGGCtatggaaaaaaatcaaaaaaaaaatatatacatattgtgaaataaaaaaagtaaaaggACAGTTTTAAAGTCTCTTATGTGTAATTAAAAGCGGTTTTTATTTAgtacaaattatttaatccGATATAAATcatgttttaatataaaagtaacaaaaaatttataaattttttgataatgcAAGTGTATTGCATAtatgctatatatatacactttttttttggtactacaataaatattccCGCATATATAGTAATACAATCACCGgctatacataaaaaagactaatatattttttaagcattccaaataatatataatatataatgaaaaaaaaatgtcaaATTAAAGtggtattatttatatttattcagCATAGGtgaatttaattaaattttattttacatatttatattttatacaaaaatatggtccatatttttatgtacattttataaggaaaaaatatatcagaTTGAAACATCCAATTTATAGAATcctataaaataataattttttacgtacatacttatttatttgtgtaTGCTAAGTTATttgcacattttttttttttcaagcTAATTCAAATAGCTATTtgcatttaataatatgaatatgaaatatttttttttatattattttttttagctatttatgtaaaatgAATTTAGGATGCACATTAAATTAGaaatactattttttttcttgttGTGTTGTATCTTTTTTACCTCCTTTTTTGCTAATACAagcaaaatgaaaaaggaGATATGTGGGAAAAAAGTGTAAAACAAGAGAAAGAGAAAATACAAAGTTATTAACACATTTTATAAAGATccatttttgtattaacaAGTCATAATATTctagctatttttttgtttcaatataaaaatatgggCAAACATAGACTTGACAAATTATTACTGAtgtcttttttaaaaatagagTTACATTTTTGAAgcatgtattttttttccctttttattAAACCATATTAAgtttatacatttataaataaaaaaataaatatattatatatacatgttaTGTGTGCATGTAAAAAGTGCTTAGTAAATTTGTCCTTTGCCTTCCAAAAAGTACACACATTGTTGATGATCGTATAGTAATTGTGACCCAAAATAAACGACGCATATTTCAAGTATTCATATCCTTttttagtaaaaataaaagtctTGTTTTAACAGCTATTTTTGAATGTACtgttaaataaataaaatgaaaaaatggtTGAAAATGGTTGTAGTTTATTGATAAGGAATTTAAGTTTTGAAACAAGCCCAGATAAAgttagaaaaatatttgaacaTTTTGGAAAAATACGAGATGTTTATTTACCTCTTGATCATTATACAAGAAGACCTCGAGGATTTGGATTCGTTGAATATTATGACCCAAAACATGCAAAAGAAgcattaaatattttaaataattcaaaaatcGATGGAAAAGAAATAAGAATAATTGTAGCTCAAAACAGAAGAAAATCACCTGACactatgaaaaaatatcataataatttaaacgACTCTAAATATAGAAACCATAagtatgaaaataataaccgAGAAAAAAGGCGGCGTGTTTCAAGGTATCCATCAATAGGTAGAAGCCGAGACAGAAGCCGTGACAGATATAGTCGAAAAGGaaagaaattaaaatattataaaagaagTTCTAGAAGCTTATCTAGTCATAGTGTTTCCTCCTCCTCTACATATTCATCTTATGAAACATCCAGTCGAAGTATAAGCAAGTCATATAGTACTAGTGATAATTATGATAAGTAtgagaaaaagaaaaagaaatatatgtatactaaaaagggaaaaataaagaaaggAGCAGATAGGGATACATCAAGTGATTATAACACAGTAAGTTCTGAAAACTCGAGATCCACTAATAATagcaatttaaaaaaatctcAGGGTAAAGATAAAActgtaaattttataaacaaaaataaacataattacaataagacaaaaaaatatgcaaaaaaacATTCATTCAAAAGTTGTTTTAGTGATGAATCTGATaaagaaatagaaaaaaatgaaaaaggtataaaaaaaaaaaaaaaaaattcaagtGATACCTCAAAAAGTAGCAGCATTTCAACAGAGCGGCATAATTTagtcaataaaaaaaaatgtgaacAATCCGATTTGACAAATAATCatgaattatatgaaaaagatgatataccaaaaaaagtaaaaggAAATGAAGAAAGTTCTGAAGatacattattaaataacaattttaaaagtagttgctcaaataatataatatcaaaagatagtaacaataataatgagggtgaatttattgaaaaggatttagaacaaaatgataaacaaaataaacggaaaacaaaatataaaaattgttcgAGTAATAGTAGTAGGTCATTTTCCAAACAAAGTAacaatagtaataatacgAGCATAGATGATACAAATATAGACACAAgaaagtataaaaaaatatataaaaatagcaatctaaataaaaaacgaaGAATTAAAGATTACTCATCATCGAGTAGTGAAACATATGAAgatagtaaaaataataaaaagaactCAAAGGAGGAGATCGAAAAGGACAATTATAGTAATCCCAATttaaaagatgaaaatgatgaagaaaaagttgatctatcaaaaaataacactaataataatgcacCTTCTAATGACCGAGATAAATCCAATTTAAGTATCCTTAGTAAAACTGGAAGtgaaaatgaagataattataaatcgAAAATGAGTCAAGAAAAAGGGGAAAacaagataaaaaaaagtggaagtaagcataaaaataagcagcaccaaaaaaaagattttTCATCAGACAGTGATTCAAAattttcgaaaaaaaattatgaacaaaatCACCGTCatagtaataaaaacaaaaatgttaaatcatcaaattgtaaaaaaaaaaaaaataataataaaaccaTATCAAATAATTCGCTAGATAGCTTATCACGTAGCATTTCTTCAGACTCATCAAGAGGATATAATAGCTCgaatcgaaaaaaaaaaaataataaacaatataaaaaaggaacagacaaaaataaattaaaatatagaacAGAAAACAGAAGAAGACGAACTAATAGTTCATCACGTTCATCAAGTTTTTCAAGTTCAACGATGACCAAAAGTGGTAGCtaaaatgaaagaaaataagtccaataattaataatccatttttaaaaaaatatattaatatatatcctTTAAAGAGTTTTGTTAAATtcgtatatattttttaaagtataataataaatataattatatttttctcagttgtgtgcatatattttttaagcaAATTTGACATCCTTAATACGAAATATGTTTACCtaatatatgcacacacacagacaaaaaaaaaataatgataaatattttaagatCATTtatcaacatttttttctgactgttcataataaatttaatatgtgCATGTAAGAAAGGAGGGATAAATTAAATGCGGAAGAAAACaaattgaaatatatttattgtaacattattcattatttttttgctaTTAATTTTGATTTGTTTGGTT containing:
- a CDS encoding RNA-binding protein, putative is translated as MVENGCSLLIRNLSFETSPDKVRKIFEHFGKIRDVYLPLDHYTRRPRGFGFVEYYDPKHAKEALNILNNSKIDGKEIRIIVAQNRRKSPDTMKKYHNNLNDSKYRNHKYENNNREKRRRVSRYPSIGRSRDRSRDRYSRKGKKLKYYKRSSRSLSSHSVSSSSTYSSYETSSRSISKSYSTSDNYDKYEKKKKKYMYTKKGKIKKGADRDTSSDYNTVSSENSRSTNNSNLKKSQGKDKTVNFINKNKHNYNKTKKYAKKHSFKSCFSDESDKEIEKNEKGIKKKKKNSSDTSKSSSISTERHNLVNKKKCEQSDLTNNHELYEKDDIPKKVKGNEESSEDTLLNNNFKSSCSNNIISKDSNNNNEGEFIEKDLEQNDKQNKRKTKYKNCSSNSSRSFSKQSNNSNNTSIDDTNIDTRKYKKIYKNSNLNKKRRIKDYSSSSSETYEDSKNNKKNSKEEIEKDNYSNPNLKDENDEEKVDLSKNNTNNNAPSNDRDKSNLSILSKTGSENEDNYKSKMSQEKGENKIKKSGSKHKNKQHQKKDFSSDSDSKFSKKNYEQNHRHSNKNKNVKSSNCKKKKNNNKTISNNSLDSLSRSISSDSSRGYNSSNRKKKNNKQYKKGTDKNKLKYRTENRRRRTNSSSRSSSFSSSTMTKSGS